The following proteins are encoded in a genomic region of Candidatus Poribacteria bacterium:
- a CDS encoding alanine--glyoxylate aminotransferase family protein translates to MYDELIVPPRVLLGPGPSEANARVLKAMTTPMLGYLDTEFVQVMDDTVGLLRRVFGTENRLTLPVSGTGTAGMEAALANVIEPGDGVVIGVKGYFGERIADIATRCGGVVTKVEAEWGTHISAEKIAEAVAKVSTPKLVALVHGETSTGVLQPLKDAVEIAHQKGALFLADCVTTLGGQPVDMDALGIDIAYSCTQKCLAGPPGLSPISFSDRAVGVIRHRKMPIQSFYLDMTLLENYWHGEKEKRRYHHTVSISLIYALREALRVVLEEGLEVRYKRHAHNAHALLAGAKAIGLQPAAEEGYRAPMLTTLRIPEGIDDATIRKRLITDYGIEIGAGLGIFAEKAWRIGLMGESSNERNVMLVLSALEKLLIESGHSVARGAAVHAASQVYSA, encoded by the coding sequence GTGTATGACGAATTAATAGTGCCACCGCGCGTGCTACTCGGTCCCGGACCGAGTGAAGCCAACGCGCGGGTTCTTAAAGCAATGACGACCCCGATGTTGGGGTACTTAGATACTGAATTTGTCCAAGTGATGGACGACACGGTCGGACTGCTCCGCCGGGTCTTTGGAACCGAAAATAGATTGACACTTCCGGTCTCTGGTACAGGGACCGCAGGAATGGAAGCTGCGCTTGCCAACGTTATTGAACCCGGTGATGGCGTCGTCATAGGTGTCAAAGGGTATTTCGGTGAGCGGATCGCCGATATCGCTACCCGGTGCGGTGGCGTTGTAACAAAAGTAGAAGCGGAATGGGGCACACACATCTCTGCGGAGAAAATCGCTGAAGCTGTCGCGAAAGTGTCTACCCCAAAACTGGTTGCCTTGGTACACGGGGAAACCTCTACAGGGGTTCTGCAACCGCTGAAAGATGCCGTTGAGATTGCCCATCAAAAGGGGGCTCTCTTTTTGGCAGACTGTGTGACCACCCTTGGAGGCCAACCTGTAGATATGGATGCCCTCGGCATTGACATTGCCTATAGTTGTACCCAAAAATGTCTCGCCGGTCCACCCGGCCTCTCACCTATCAGCTTCAGTGACCGTGCGGTTGGGGTGATCCGACACCGAAAAATGCCTATTCAGAGTTTCTATCTTGATATGACGCTCCTGGAAAACTATTGGCACGGTGAGAAGGAAAAGCGGCGTTATCATCACACTGTTTCAATATCCCTTATCTATGCATTGCGGGAAGCATTGCGCGTTGTTTTGGAAGAGGGGTTGGAGGTCCGTTATAAACGGCATGCGCACAATGCCCATGCTCTCTTGGCGGGAGCAAAAGCGATCGGTCTGCAACCCGCAGCCGAAGAGGGTTACCGTGCCCCGATGCTGACTACACTACGTATCCCTGAAGGCATTGACGATGCGACGATTCGGAAACGTCTCATTACGGATTACGGTATAGAAATCGGTGCGGGTTTGGGTATTTTTGCGGAAAAGGCGTGGCGCATTGGACTGATGGGTGAATCCTCAAACGAACGGAATGTTATGCTCGTCCTGAGTGCTTTAGAGAAACTTCTCATTGAGTCGGGACATAGCGTGGCGCGTGGTGCGGCTGTTCACGCTGCATCGCAGGTTTACTCAGCGTAG
- the guaA gene encoding glutamine-hydrolyzing GMP synthase yields the protein MTNTNNSNTASAQQETILILDFGSQYTQLIARRIREQNVYCEIYPHTLSLSQIKAIAPKGIILSGGPASVYETDAPTIDPKLFELETPVLGICYGMQLMAALLAGGKVHPATQREYGHAPLQVLETADPLFAGLSSRFSAWMSHGDRIETPPVGFQTIAQTQNAPIAAMVDPTRAFYGLQFHPEVEHTEDADRILANFTRSICGCRNAWTMRAFIARSTAQIQEQVGNERVLCAVSGGIDSMVLAMLLHQAIGDALVPVFVDNGLLRKNETPEVIKTCEQLGISLVAVDAVEPFLNALVGVTDPERKRKVIGAQFIETFKTTVKEMGHNFRFLAQGTLYPDVIESVSVKGPSATIKTHHNVGGLPPDMPFELLEPFRELFKDEVRAVGAELKVPVHVLRRHPFPGPGLAVRVLGEVTHERLEVLRSADAIFISEIKAAGLYDEIWQALVVLLPIKSVGVMGDARTYENAVALRAVTSSDAMTADWARIPTDVLARISNRIINEVQGINRVVYDISSKPPSTIEWE from the coding sequence ATGACGAACACCAACAACTCAAACACAGCATCTGCACAGCAAGAGACTATCCTCATTTTGGATTTCGGTTCACAATACACGCAGCTTATTGCTCGACGCATTCGTGAGCAAAATGTTTACTGCGAAATTTATCCCCACACGCTATCCCTTTCGCAGATAAAAGCCATTGCACCAAAAGGGATTATTCTCAGCGGTGGACCCGCAAGCGTCTACGAAACTGATGCTCCAACAATTGATCCGAAACTTTTCGAGTTGGAGACACCGGTATTAGGCATTTGTTACGGTATGCAACTCATGGCGGCTCTGTTAGCGGGTGGAAAGGTTCATCCAGCGACGCAGCGAGAATATGGGCACGCCCCCCTCCAAGTACTTGAGACAGCTGACCCACTTTTCGCAGGACTTTCCTCACGATTTTCTGCTTGGATGAGCCACGGGGATCGTATTGAGACACCACCCGTTGGATTCCAAACGATCGCGCAAACACAGAACGCCCCCATCGCCGCTATGGTGGATCCTACACGCGCGTTTTACGGGTTACAATTCCATCCTGAGGTCGAACATACCGAGGATGCCGATCGGATTTTGGCGAACTTCACCCGTAGCATTTGTGGATGCCGTAACGCTTGGACAATGCGTGCCTTTATCGCCCGCTCCACAGCCCAAATACAGGAACAGGTCGGAAACGAACGCGTTCTCTGTGCTGTAAGTGGGGGGATTGATTCGATGGTGTTGGCAATGCTCTTACATCAGGCGATTGGAGATGCACTTGTCCCGGTTTTTGTTGACAACGGTCTCCTCCGAAAGAACGAAACCCCTGAAGTGATCAAGACTTGTGAGCAACTCGGGATCTCTCTCGTCGCTGTTGACGCAGTGGAACCGTTTCTCAACGCATTAGTAGGCGTGACTGATCCAGAAAGGAAACGAAAGGTAATTGGGGCACAGTTCATCGAAACCTTCAAGACAACGGTGAAGGAAATGGGGCACAACTTTCGATTCCTCGCGCAAGGCACTCTCTATCCCGATGTTATAGAGAGTGTCTCTGTGAAAGGACCCTCGGCTACGATTAAAACGCACCATAATGTCGGGGGGCTCCCACCTGACATGCCGTTTGAACTGCTCGAACCCTTTCGTGAGCTTTTCAAGGACGAGGTGCGAGCCGTTGGTGCAGAACTGAAAGTGCCGGTGCACGTCCTTCGGCGACACCCATTTCCCGGACCGGGACTCGCCGTCCGCGTTTTGGGTGAGGTTACACATGAACGTTTAGAGGTACTCCGTTCAGCTGATGCTATCTTTATCTCTGAAATCAAAGCGGCAGGATTATACGATGAAATTTGGCAGGCTTTAGTTGTGCTTCTACCCATCAAAAGCGTTGGCGTGATGGGTGACGCGCGAACGTATGAAAACGCCGTCGCGCTCCGCGCTGTTACGAGTAGTGATGCGATGACAGCGGATTGGGCGCGCATACCGACCGACGTCCTCGCCAGAATCTCCAACCGTATCATCAATGAAGTACAGGGCATCAACCGGGTCGTCTACGATATTAGTTCAAAACCGCCCAGCACGATTGAATGGGAATAA
- a CDS encoding OmpA family protein — MKYYGLLLLVTCLIASGCPAPEIDEVMLATQLQDAQQAINDAAALDAEPLVPEEYGRAVKLLSFARNSQEKGDIPQSAEFAYQAELVAQIAGAKARQHHARQSVVTLREQIYQQIIKAHEHELEIARIREAILEERLARTLSSRDKEQQQAEQLSTEIAQLKTSLRQTELHLSLTAIESLVNISKYTYPAIETTANYERAQASITSIANLIEQEAFAEAENAISDAQILVESLYQSAQGNQKVEAAAQTSAQVAIAKAEVIIQRAQYLNANQHAPQQFQEATEQLKRAKQELATNSYQQAQQFAQQAQQTADETIIIAEAAEFRQRAQRELDRRAAEAQQAVDALKRKLTAQATTQVPQFEARLYELANTAHIKAKTALANKEYEGAVKTAAEGDDYLERAIANTQRITSAKSDLLKAARQIPKAIVIEQTDSVLIRIRGNAFAHGSTQLQKEFFATFEQLARVLRRDNFSSYAVRIEVHTSALGNANVNRNVSIGRADTIKRFLVEERVNPERLTAVGLGETQPIVEDGPNKEVQNRRIDIIIKTN; from the coding sequence ATGAAATATTACGGACTGCTACTTTTAGTTACATGCCTTATCGCATCCGGGTGCCCTGCGCCAGAGATCGATGAAGTCATGCTCGCGACACAACTCCAAGACGCGCAGCAGGCGATCAATGATGCGGCTGCATTGGATGCCGAACCTTTGGTACCCGAGGAATACGGGCGTGCAGTGAAACTTCTAAGTTTCGCTCGGAATTCACAAGAAAAGGGGGACATCCCCCAAAGTGCTGAATTTGCGTATCAGGCAGAATTAGTCGCACAGATCGCCGGTGCAAAAGCTCGGCAGCACCATGCTCGGCAAAGTGTTGTGACCCTCCGAGAACAGATATATCAGCAAATTATAAAAGCACACGAGCACGAACTGGAAATCGCGCGCATCCGTGAGGCGATCCTTGAGGAGCGACTCGCCCGTACGCTGAGTTCTCGCGACAAAGAACAACAGCAAGCAGAACAACTTTCAACGGAAATCGCGCAGTTAAAAACATCGCTGCGTCAAACGGAACTCCATCTGTCCCTTACAGCCATAGAATCCCTCGTTAATATTTCAAAATATACCTATCCAGCCATCGAAACAACTGCTAACTACGAGCGCGCCCAAGCGTCAATCACTTCAATAGCCAATCTCATTGAGCAAGAAGCGTTCGCCGAAGCAGAGAATGCTATCTCGGATGCACAGATACTCGTCGAAAGTCTTTACCAATCGGCACAGGGAAACCAGAAGGTAGAGGCAGCGGCACAGACGAGCGCGCAGGTCGCGATAGCGAAGGCAGAAGTCATCATCCAGCGTGCACAATACCTCAATGCCAACCAACACGCACCTCAGCAGTTCCAAGAGGCGACTGAGCAATTGAAACGCGCAAAACAGGAATTGGCCACCAATAGCTACCAGCAAGCGCAACAATTTGCACAACAGGCGCAACAAACCGCCGACGAGACAATCATAATCGCAGAGGCGGCGGAATTTAGACAACGCGCGCAGAGGGAGTTAGACCGACGTGCAGCAGAAGCACAGCAAGCCGTTGATGCGCTAAAAAGAAAACTCACAGCGCAAGCAACGACGCAGGTCCCGCAGTTCGAGGCGCGACTCTATGAACTCGCCAATACGGCGCACATAAAGGCAAAAACCGCATTAGCCAACAAGGAATATGAGGGGGCTGTCAAGACTGCCGCGGAGGGCGACGATTATCTCGAACGCGCCATTGCAAACACGCAACGGATAACGTCGGCGAAGTCAGATTTACTGAAGGCAGCAAGGCAAATCCCTAAAGCTATTGTTATAGAGCAGACGGATAGCGTCCTCATCCGTATCAGGGGTAACGCGTTTGCCCACGGCAGTACACAACTTCAAAAGGAATTTTTCGCGACCTTTGAGCAGCTCGCAAGAGTCTTACGTAGGGATAATTTCAGTAGTTACGCCGTCCGAATTGAGGTACACACAAGTGCCTTGGGAAATGCAAACGTCAATCGAAATGTAAGTATCGGACGCGCCGACACAATCAAGAGGTTCCTCGTTGAGGAACGTGTCAATCCGGAACGCCTCACTGCGGTAGGTTTGGGAGAGACCCAGCCTATCGTCGAAGATGGCCCCAATAAAGAGGTACAGAACCGCAGGATTGATATAATTATCAAGACTAACTGA
- a CDS encoding DUF4398 domain-containing protein — MHPMVLVHALSPQGKIKKTIWFIVLTVVLGCGGQLQQLAVETMENAQVALSSANAMGAQETADTPLRTAQEMLVTAENAMNAGDVEQAYRLALRAYLHARIATEIAIAIREEANAQEVQAQLTLAEQNVDEVLQRLEAMKVELQALQNR, encoded by the coding sequence ATGCATCCGATGGTTCTAGTCCACGCCCTTTCTCCGCAAGGTAAAATTAAAAAAACGATTTGGTTCATAGTACTAACAGTTGTACTCGGGTGTGGCGGACAGTTACAGCAACTCGCTGTGGAAACGATGGAGAACGCCCAGGTAGCACTCTCCTCCGCCAACGCGATGGGGGCGCAGGAGACTGCCGACACCCCATTACGCACCGCTCAAGAAATGCTTGTCACGGCTGAAAATGCAATGAATGCAGGAGATGTGGAGCAGGCGTATCGACTCGCACTCCGCGCATATCTTCACGCGCGAATCGCAACCGAGATCGCTATCGCGATTCGCGAGGAAGCAAATGCGCAAGAGGTCCAAGCACAACTTACGCTCGCTGAGCAAAATGTTGACGAAGTGCTCCAGAGGCTTGAGGCTATGAAAGTTGAACTTCAGGCGTTACAGAACCGATAA
- a CDS encoding 50S ribosomal protein L27 has protein sequence MAHKKGGGSTRNGRDSIGKRLGVKRFSGNYVTAGSILTRQRGTHIHPGNNVGVGKDYTLFSKIDGYVWFERKDKYRRKVSVYTERPEF, from the coding sequence ATGGCTCATAAGAAAGGCGGCGGAAGCACCCGGAACGGACGCGACAGTATCGGAAAACGACTCGGCGTCAAAAGATTTTCCGGAAATTATGTCACCGCAGGGAGTATTCTCACCCGACAGCGTGGAACACACATCCACCCCGGGAACAACGTTGGGGTCGGAAAGGACTATACGCTCTTCTCGAAAATTGATGGATATGTGTGGTTTGAGCGAAAAGACAAATATCGCCGGAAGGTGAGTGTCTATACAGAGCGTCCTGAGTTTTAG
- the rplU gene encoding 50S ribosomal protein L21: protein MYAVFASGGKQHRVEVGTLIDLEKLDAEVGDSVTFSSVLAVADDDGQLQAGSPYLENTSVTAEVVQQARGKKMVVFKSKRRKGYKRKLGHRQSFTRVKITAIGAVEEQSDGS from the coding sequence ATGTATGCAGTCTTTGCGAGCGGAGGGAAACAGCATCGGGTGGAAGTCGGAACCCTGATTGATCTTGAAAAACTTGATGCAGAGGTCGGTGACAGCGTCACATTCTCATCCGTTCTGGCTGTCGCTGATGATGATGGTCAGTTACAAGCCGGCTCGCCCTATCTTGAAAATACTTCAGTTACAGCCGAAGTGGTTCAACAGGCACGCGGAAAAAAGATGGTTGTGTTCAAATCGAAACGCCGTAAAGGTTACAAACGCAAGTTAGGGCACCGTCAATCATTTACACGCGTGAAAATTACCGCAATTGGCGCAGTGGAGGAACAATCTGATGGCTCATAA
- a CDS encoding Rne/Rng family ribonuclease, whose protein sequence is MMEKEILISDDEYETRCAVLEEGVLNEIYIERKAATQTLGNLYKGRVENVLPGMQVAFVDIGLERHAFLHISDLKYEHVDEDENENEKQNGDRKSNRNTAVLDLKGKQSKQTRGGRGFPFLISDLISKKQELLVQVGKEPIGTKGARVTSNITLPGRYVVYMPNSSNIGVSRRIESATERDRLRNMAKAVKADVEGGFIIRTAAEGLNETEFAAEIRYLIDQWKQICARADRKSAPNLVSKDLSFTNRIVRDMLTKEVKHLLIDSDTGYKETMEYVSSVMPDLKARVSLYREDPTLFDAYGVERALKEALSEKIWLKCGGHIIIQQTEAMVSIDVNTGRFVGKSDPDNTILSANLEAVEEVVRQIQLRDLGGIIVVDFIDMEEAAHRKRVFKMLQEALRKDRARTNILHFSDLGLVEMTRQRTRPSLSTLLMEECPYCGGHGTVLSVETVVIQLLRAIKMAHKQTRQSQLRVIANDYVVSHIKSQMSNKLRELKKSLKLDLILEPDADLHLEDYRIFVGKGEELFLD, encoded by the coding sequence ATGATGGAAAAGGAGATACTTATTTCTGATGATGAGTATGAAACACGCTGTGCGGTACTTGAGGAGGGGGTGCTAAATGAAATTTACATTGAACGGAAAGCAGCAACGCAGACATTGGGGAATCTCTACAAAGGACGCGTTGAGAATGTACTACCCGGAATGCAGGTAGCATTCGTTGACATCGGATTGGAACGGCACGCCTTCCTACATATTTCCGATCTCAAATATGAGCATGTTGACGAAGATGAGAACGAAAATGAGAAGCAAAATGGAGACCGAAAATCCAACAGAAACACCGCAGTATTGGATCTGAAGGGAAAGCAATCCAAGCAAACACGCGGTGGACGCGGGTTCCCATTTCTCATAAGTGATCTCATTTCAAAGAAACAGGAACTCCTCGTTCAAGTCGGCAAGGAACCTATTGGAACAAAGGGGGCGCGGGTTACCAGCAACATCACACTCCCCGGACGTTACGTCGTCTACATGCCTAATTCTTCGAATATCGGTGTATCGCGACGCATTGAGTCTGCTACTGAAAGGGACAGACTCCGAAATATGGCAAAGGCAGTGAAAGCCGATGTTGAAGGCGGATTTATCATCCGCACTGCCGCTGAAGGATTAAACGAAACCGAGTTCGCAGCCGAAATCCGATACCTTATCGATCAATGGAAACAGATCTGCGCGCGCGCAGACAGAAAATCCGCACCCAATCTCGTCAGTAAAGATCTTAGTTTTACCAACAGGATCGTCCGGGATATGCTTACTAAGGAGGTAAAGCACCTGCTTATCGATTCAGATACCGGATACAAGGAAACAATGGAATACGTTTCCTCCGTCATGCCCGATCTGAAAGCCCGGGTTTCGCTGTATCGGGAAGATCCAACGCTCTTTGACGCTTACGGTGTGGAACGCGCACTCAAGGAGGCGCTTAGTGAGAAAATTTGGCTCAAATGTGGAGGACATATTATTATCCAACAAACTGAAGCCATGGTCTCCATTGATGTCAACACCGGTCGATTCGTTGGAAAATCTGACCCTGATAACACGATTCTCAGTGCTAACCTGGAGGCTGTTGAGGAGGTCGTCCGCCAAATTCAATTGCGAGATTTGGGAGGGATTATCGTCGTTGATTTTATTGATATGGAAGAGGCCGCACACCGGAAACGGGTCTTTAAAATGCTACAGGAAGCGCTCCGGAAGGACCGGGCCCGCACAAATATCCTGCATTTTTCAGATTTAGGGCTCGTTGAGATGACACGGCAACGCACCCGACCCAGCCTCTCTACCCTGCTGATGGAGGAGTGTCCCTACTGCGGCGGACATGGCACGGTTCTATCCGTCGAAACCGTCGTTATTCAGCTACTACGGGCAATAAAGATGGCGCATAAACAAACGCGTCAATCCCAATTACGTGTTATTGCTAATGACTATGTTGTTTCGCATATAAAGTCACAGATGTCGAATAAATTGCGGGAACTCAAAAAGTCATTAAAATTGGATCTCATTCTCGAACCTGATGCTGACTTGCACCTTGAAGATTACCGAATCTTTGTCGGAAAAGGCGAAGAATTGTTTCTCGATTAA
- a CDS encoding bifunctional response regulator/alkaline phosphatase family protein, translating into MSQTHQILWIDDEIEALQPHILVLRDRGYEVTPVTNGEDGIALLTRGDTQYSAVLLDQVMPGKDGMATLDAIRTINAQIPVILVTQSSDEQFVEVALGKQVTDFLVKPIGVSQIVSTLKRVLDQPQIVVDQIPSRYTADFNAIRVMKDASPSWQDWVNIYVKLLQWDMVSEKLAEGGLEETHLAQKKECNTEFSDFVATHYPDWVTGGSDAPPLSVNVLDQHVIPQLQAGKSVYFIVVDCFRLDHWLAVESLLYPYFSIERQYSFSILPSATMYARNALFSGLFPIEIAERYPQYWQEESDGDTSTNRYERQLLEAHLKCRGVKLKPGLQYFKIFDTRGGNTYKKRVAANTRVSLSALVINFIDILTHQRSQSEVLQQLAPDESAFRALARSWFSHSVLFDILRIIAAQNATVVLTSDHGSVFCNRATRAYGNRETTTSLRFKIGANLGCEEGEAVYLRNPKEYRLPAENASKDYILAKDDYYFVYPNDFYKYKRQFQGGFQHGGISMGELITPVVTLTPRL; encoded by the coding sequence ATGTCACAAACACACCAAATCTTATGGATTGATGATGAAATAGAAGCGTTGCAACCGCATATTCTTGTACTGCGCGATCGAGGTTACGAGGTCACACCCGTGACAAATGGCGAAGACGGCATCGCGCTTTTAACGCGCGGGGATACGCAGTATAGTGCTGTCCTACTTGACCAGGTGATGCCCGGTAAAGATGGAATGGCAACGCTCGATGCAATCCGTACCATCAACGCCCAAATCCCAGTTATCCTTGTCACCCAATCCAGCGATGAACAATTTGTTGAGGTCGCTCTCGGCAAACAGGTAACCGATTTTTTGGTGAAACCGATCGGTGTGTCCCAGATCGTTTCAACGCTAAAGCGCGTCCTCGATCAGCCGCAGATCGTCGTGGATCAGATCCCGAGTCGATACACGGCTGATTTTAACGCAATTCGCGTCATGAAGGACGCATCACCGAGTTGGCAAGACTGGGTTAATATCTATGTGAAACTCTTGCAATGGGATATGGTCTCTGAAAAGTTAGCCGAGGGTGGGTTAGAGGAAACACATCTCGCACAGAAGAAAGAGTGCAATACTGAATTCTCTGATTTTGTCGCAACGCATTATCCGGATTGGGTCACCGGTGGCTCAGACGCACCCCCCTTATCGGTCAACGTTCTCGACCAGCATGTTATCCCTCAACTTCAAGCTGGAAAATCTGTTTATTTTATTGTGGTGGACTGCTTCCGATTGGACCATTGGTTGGCAGTGGAATCACTTTTATACCCGTATTTCTCTATCGAACGTCAATATAGTTTTTCGATCCTACCGAGTGCAACAATGTACGCACGAAATGCCCTTTTCAGCGGTTTGTTCCCAATAGAGATTGCCGAACGCTATCCACAGTACTGGCAGGAGGAATCTGATGGGGACACAAGTACAAATCGATACGAACGCCAACTCCTCGAAGCACATTTGAAGTGCAGAGGGGTCAAACTGAAACCCGGACTCCAGTACTTCAAGATTTTTGACACCCGAGGTGGCAACACCTACAAAAAACGGGTCGCCGCGAACACGCGCGTAAGTCTCTCAGCACTGGTTATCAATTTCATTGACATCTTGACCCATCAGCGTTCACAATCCGAGGTCCTACAACAGCTCGCTCCTGATGAATCTGCTTTTCGGGCGCTGGCACGTTCATGGTTCTCGCATTCGGTACTTTTCGATATTTTACGCATTATTGCAGCACAAAACGCAACTGTAGTTCTCACCAGTGATCATGGCTCTGTCTTCTGTAACCGAGCAACCCGCGCTTACGGTAATCGTGAGACGACCACCAGCCTCCGGTTTAAAATCGGCGCTAACTTAGGATGCGAAGAAGGCGAAGCGGTATATCTCCGAAATCCAAAGGAATATCGACTACCAGCGGAAAACGCCAGCAAGGACTACATTCTCGCAAAAGACGATTATTATTTCGTCTATCCGAACGATTTTTATAAGTATAAACGGCAGTTTCAAGGAGGGTTCCAGCACGGCGGTATCTCGATGGGCGAACTGATAACGCCTGTCGTGACATTAACACCGCGGCTGTAA
- a CDS encoding HAMP domain-containing histidine kinase: MNRRIIPGYTTTRLILVYFIVGLGTLIFGFFHYTQQISQLNADIEAQIDLFADLAAEIPGVENRGLQQKLITIVKKSFAEDRSRTFSFIITDAQGNVLITRGIDQQLDAKIDNLDIKVNLNEDISLTQNERAVLASTLARMKKKHLPREIHILLEDRQLKGYVYYGDAAPSEMADLPLVITDITGTPQKWQIWGDVITADQATVEERERAKIFIQNAPASSAIETTPEWYKGYFYYESKPYYGLVVPLIAPVVLFAFGTVCFLVYQRIKSYEHSAIWGGLAKETAHQLGTPISSLLAWTELLHERGKEKNDAALAELSESMRNDLERLQKTTARFGMIGTQPPLTQVNMDEVFEEVRAYFEKRLPHISRRVEIRLRLQETPPILANAQLLHWVFENLIRNSLDAMDKADGWIQIEPTHDKRHGDVVVQYADNGSGITRENQRKIFEPGMSTKAHGWGLGLTVVQRIIREYHHGSIRMIKTSPNGTTFEIRLPVA; encoded by the coding sequence TTGAATCGTCGAATTATCCCTGGGTATACGACCACCCGTTTGATACTCGTTTACTTCATCGTCGGATTGGGCACACTGATCTTTGGGTTCTTCCATTATACCCAACAGATTTCTCAACTGAACGCCGACATAGAAGCCCAGATAGACCTTTTCGCCGATCTGGCAGCGGAAATCCCCGGCGTGGAAAACCGAGGGTTACAACAGAAGTTAATTACGATCGTCAAAAAGTCATTCGCTGAAGACAGATCGCGCACATTCTCGTTTATCATCACAGATGCACAGGGAAACGTCTTAATTACGCGAGGGATTGACCAACAATTAGACGCGAAAATTGACAATTTGGATATCAAAGTCAACCTAAATGAAGATATCTCGTTAACACAAAATGAGCGCGCTGTGTTAGCGTCAACGTTAGCGCGCATGAAGAAAAAACATCTACCTCGTGAAATACACATACTCCTTGAAGACAGGCAGTTAAAGGGGTATGTTTACTATGGGGATGCCGCACCCAGTGAAATGGCAGATCTGCCTCTTGTGATAACCGATATTACGGGGACACCTCAGAAATGGCAGATATGGGGCGATGTTATTACTGCGGATCAGGCAACTGTGGAGGAACGGGAACGAGCGAAAATTTTCATTCAGAATGCACCAGCATCCTCCGCGATTGAAACAACACCCGAATGGTACAAGGGCTACTTCTATTATGAAAGTAAGCCATACTATGGATTGGTCGTACCTCTCATAGCACCGGTGGTCCTATTCGCATTTGGAACTGTCTGTTTCCTCGTCTATCAACGGATAAAGTCTTACGAACACTCGGCAATCTGGGGAGGCTTAGCCAAAGAGACGGCGCATCAACTCGGAACACCTATTTCGTCGCTGTTGGCATGGACGGAACTGTTGCATGAACGCGGTAAAGAGAAAAATGATGCAGCACTCGCTGAACTCTCCGAAAGTATGAGAAACGATCTCGAGCGTTTGCAGAAAACAACGGCGCGCTTCGGTATGATTGGCACGCAGCCGCCCCTTACCCAAGTGAATATGGATGAGGTTTTTGAAGAAGTCCGAGCATATTTTGAAAAACGGTTGCCACATATTTCTCGACGCGTTGAGATCCGATTGAGACTACAGGAAACACCGCCTATACTCGCAAACGCTCAATTACTGCACTGGGTGTTTGAAAACTTAATTCGTAATTCGTTGGATGCGATGGACAAGGCGGATGGATGGATCCAGATTGAACCGACGCATGACAAACGACACGGCGATGTTGTCGTCCAGTATGCCGACAATGGAAGCGGGATTACCCGCGAAAACCAGCGAAAGATCTTTGAACCGGGGATGTCTACCAAGGCACACGGATGGGGACTCGGATTGACAGTTGTACAACGGATTATCCGTGAGTACCATCATGGAAGTATCCGCATGATTAAAACGAGTCCTAACGGAACAACTTTTGAAATTCGACTGCCAGTCGCGTAG